Proteins encoded by one window of Halobaculum halobium:
- a CDS encoding NAD(P)/FAD-dependent oxidoreductase translates to MNTDGEFDYDVTVVGGGPAGLTSALYATRLGLDTLVVNRGGGRAAMMRDTHNVIGVTEETSGNEFLQTAQEQVQSYGGEYRRGFVEDVEALGDGGADEAPDGFRVDTGDAELTTRRVVLATGFSDGRPDPPLPRTGMGLHYCLHCDAYMFVDESVYVMGTDDAAAHVAMIMLNFTDEVDVLLRGAEPEWSDDTAELLANHPIDVIPEDVTGMEKDDDGWLESFEFEDGTVREYKGGFPMYGSEYHAELADALGLEREDSGEVAVDDHGRTSVDGAYAVGDLTPGHNQIPVAMGEGAKCGIAIHMDLRAFPRSSEKIAELGPVDESEVPAISPELMATAVTHEGHAAGPRTEAETVEGEATADD, encoded by the coding sequence ATGAACACCGACGGCGAGTTCGACTACGACGTGACGGTTGTCGGGGGCGGCCCCGCAGGACTGACGAGCGCGCTGTACGCGACCCGGCTCGGGCTGGACACGCTCGTCGTGAACCGCGGCGGCGGCCGCGCGGCGATGATGCGCGACACGCACAACGTGATCGGCGTGACCGAGGAGACCTCCGGTAACGAGTTCCTGCAAACTGCACAAGAACAGGTGCAGAGTTACGGCGGGGAGTACCGCCGGGGGTTCGTCGAGGACGTCGAGGCGCTCGGTGACGGTGGCGCCGACGAGGCCCCCGACGGCTTCCGCGTCGACACGGGCGACGCGGAGCTGACGACCCGCCGCGTCGTGCTCGCGACGGGCTTCTCGGACGGGCGACCCGACCCGCCGCTGCCGCGGACTGGGATGGGCCTACACTACTGCCTCCACTGCGACGCGTACATGTTCGTCGACGAGTCGGTGTACGTGATGGGGACGGACGACGCCGCCGCCCACGTCGCCATGATCATGCTCAACTTCACTGACGAGGTGGACGTGCTCCTGCGCGGCGCGGAGCCCGAGTGGTCCGACGACACCGCGGAGCTGCTGGCGAACCACCCGATCGACGTGATACCCGAAGACGTCACGGGCATGGAGAAAGACGACGACGGCTGGCTGGAGAGCTTCGAGTTCGAGGACGGGACCGTCCGCGAGTACAAGGGCGGCTTCCCGATGTACGGCTCGGAGTATCACGCCGAGCTCGCGGACGCGCTCGGACTGGAACGGGAGGACTCCGGCGAGGTCGCCGTCGACGACCACGGCCGCACCTCCGTCGACGGCGCGTACGCGGTCGGCGACCTGACGCCCGGCCACAACCAGATCCCCGTGGCGATGGGCGAGGGCGCCAAGTGCGGCATCGCGATCCACATGGACCTGCGGGCGTTCCCCCGCTCGAGCGAGAAGATCGCCGAACTCGGCCCTGTCGACGAGAGCGAGGTGCCGGCGATCTCGCCGGAGCTCATGGCGACGGCAGTCACCCACGAGGGGCACGCGGCCGGACCGCGGACCGAGGCCGAGACCGTGGAAGGAGAGGCGACGGCCGACGACTGA
- a CDS encoding type II secretion system F family protein gives MVLSFLPLAGTVLLLAPILVGAVNREANLVVTRVAVHAFGDYVATDRPRTHRQRDRLRAAHIGVTHRSYASKTILYAAVAGVSGSVLGVYLAAGTLALLRIGGDAVRAALPAVLSFLADLTRLGELGVRELFPLLFVSSATVGVGSALAVYLLRWEILDQRAHARASQIEATLPRTVAFVYALSRSGMALPAVLETLSRNEDVYGEAARELGVAVRDMNTFGTDVLTALERTADRTPSQNMAEFGENLASVLGSGREVSAFLHDQYERYQEEAESQQEQYLELISAFAEAYVTVLVAGPLFFITILVVIGIVLSDTLPLLRAVVYLAIPLASFGFVVYIDSITRSSGDTIAPDQPVDDARVLAVAASNVAGLGGSDARADGGVTAGDADAAVEGDRWAASRERLAVYDRIEAVLDAASRPAGLLLERPGLTAVFTIPVGVCWVWMRTPSIPLSLGPFARVVDSPVIEATLLVLAGYGIAYEVEKRRIRGIERAVPDFLDRMASINDAGVSVVESLRRLTGSDLGKVTPEVQRVWRDVQWGATVTTALDRFRQRVRSPMVSRAVALTTNAVDASGDVAPVLAIAADEARSTRQLRRERRQVMVTYLLVIYVSFAVFIGIIGALTVAFIPAVEGAQLSAPGGVGGVSTGVFEGIGNVDTGSYVVLFYHAAAIQAIASGLIAGQLGEGSVSDGVKHATVMLLLAYLTFVIVG, from the coding sequence GTGGTTCTGTCGTTTCTTCCGCTGGCAGGTACGGTGCTCCTGTTGGCGCCGATCCTCGTCGGAGCGGTGAATCGCGAGGCGAACCTCGTTGTGACGCGGGTCGCCGTTCACGCCTTCGGTGACTACGTGGCGACCGATCGACCGCGGACACACCGCCAACGCGACCGGTTGCGGGCGGCACACATCGGCGTCACGCATCGGTCGTACGCGTCGAAGACCATCCTGTACGCGGCCGTCGCGGGCGTCTCCGGGAGCGTCCTCGGCGTGTATCTCGCAGCGGGAACGCTGGCGCTCCTTCGGATCGGCGGGGACGCCGTTCGCGCGGCGCTGCCGGCCGTCTTGAGCTTCCTCGCGGACCTCACGCGACTCGGCGAACTCGGCGTTCGCGAGCTGTTCCCGCTGCTTTTCGTCTCGTCGGCGACAGTCGGCGTCGGCTCGGCGCTCGCGGTGTACCTGCTCCGCTGGGAGATCCTCGACCAGCGCGCACACGCCAGGGCGAGCCAGATCGAGGCAACGCTTCCCCGGACGGTCGCGTTCGTGTACGCGCTGTCGCGCTCGGGGATGGCGCTTCCGGCGGTGTTGGAGACGCTGTCTCGCAACGAAGACGTGTACGGTGAGGCGGCCCGCGAGCTCGGCGTCGCCGTCCGCGACATGAACACGTTCGGGACGGACGTGCTCACCGCGCTCGAACGCACGGCCGACCGCACGCCCTCACAGAATATGGCCGAGTTCGGGGAGAACCTCGCGTCCGTGCTCGGCAGCGGCCGGGAGGTATCGGCGTTCCTGCACGACCAGTACGAGCGCTACCAAGAGGAGGCCGAGTCGCAGCAGGAGCAGTACCTCGAACTCATCTCCGCGTTCGCGGAGGCGTACGTGACGGTGCTCGTCGCCGGGCCGCTGTTCTTCATCACGATCCTCGTCGTCATCGGGATCGTCCTCTCGGACACGCTTCCGTTGTTGCGGGCGGTCGTCTACCTCGCGATCCCGCTCGCGAGCTTCGGGTTCGTCGTCTACATCGATTCGATCACCCGGTCGAGCGGCGACACGATCGCCCCGGATCAGCCGGTTGATGACGCGCGGGTGCTCGCGGTGGCGGCCTCGAACGTCGCCGGACTCGGCGGCTCGGACGCACGGGCGGACGGCGGCGTGACTGCCGGCGACGCCGATGCCGCTGTGGAAGGCGATCGGTGGGCGGCGAGCAGGGAACGGCTGGCTGTCTATGATCGGATCGAGGCCGTGCTCGACGCCGCGAGCCGCCCGGCGGGACTCCTGCTCGAACGGCCGGGGCTGACTGCCGTCTTCACGATCCCCGTCGGCGTGTGCTGGGTGTGGATGCGAACGCCGTCGATCCCGCTGTCGCTGGGACCGTTCGCTCGGGTCGTCGACTCCCCGGTGATCGAGGCGACGCTACTGGTGCTCGCCGGGTACGGGATCGCCTACGAGGTCGAGAAACGCCGGATCCGGGGGATCGAACGCGCGGTTCCCGACTTTCTCGACCGGATGGCAAGCATCAACGACGCAGGGGTGAGCGTCGTCGAGAGCCTGCGCCGGCTCACCGGCTCGGACCTCGGCAAAGTCACGCCGGAGGTCCAGCGCGTGTGGCGGGACGTGCAGTGGGGCGCGACCGTCACGACGGCGCTCGACCGGTTCCGTCAACGCGTCCGCTCGCCGATGGTGTCGCGCGCCGTCGCGCTCACCACGAACGCGGTCGACGCGAGCGGCGACGTGGCGCCGGTGCTTGCGATCGCCGCTGACGAGGCGCGTTCGACGCGGCAACTCCGGAGGGAGCGACGGCAGGTCATGGTGACGTACCTCCTCGTGATCTACGTCTCCTTCGCGGTGTTTATCGGGATCATCGGTGCGCTGACGGTCGCGTTCATTCCGGCCGTCGAGGGGGCGCAGCTGTCGGCCCCGGGCGGCGTGGGGGGCGTTTCGACGGGCGTGTTCGAGGGGATCGGAAACGTCGACACCGGCAGCTACGTCGTGTTGTTCTATCACGCCGCGGCGATTCAGGCGATCGCGTCGGGTCTGATCGCCGGACAGCTGGGCGAAGGCAGCGTCAGCGACGGCGTGAAACACGCCACCGTCATGCTCCTGCTCGCATATCTCACGTTCGTGATCGTCGGATGA
- a CDS encoding class I SAM-dependent methyltransferase, with product MTQGDPTADGSERPEADEPPQSRPAGSAVASTYDRIAAHFSKTREYAWPEVESFLDGRSGGVGLDVGCGNGRHSDSLNERTERVVGVDVSGELLREARARARDRGYASGVSFVAGDAAALPVGDDRVALAVYVAALHHLRPRQRRVASLSELARVLEPGGRALVSAWSTAHERFDADADAETGFDTAVDWTLPGGETVPRFYHIYAPREFDADLVASDLRVIDSEVSSGNCYAVVASE from the coding sequence ATGACGCAGGGCGACCCGACCGCGGACGGAAGCGAGCGGCCCGAGGCGGACGAGCCACCGCAGTCGCGGCCGGCGGGGAGCGCGGTCGCGTCGACGTACGACCGCATCGCCGCCCACTTTTCAAAGACGCGCGAATACGCCTGGCCGGAGGTGGAGTCATTCCTCGACGGTCGCTCCGGAGGCGTCGGGCTCGACGTGGGGTGCGGCAACGGACGACACTCCGACTCGCTCAACGAGCGGACAGAACGGGTCGTCGGCGTCGACGTCAGCGGTGAACTGTTGCGCGAGGCACGGGCCAGAGCACGCGATCGCGGGTACGCCTCGGGCGTGTCGTTCGTCGCGGGCGACGCGGCCGCGCTTCCCGTCGGCGACGACCGGGTCGCGCTCGCGGTGTACGTCGCCGCGCTCCACCACCTCCGACCGCGACAGCGGCGCGTCGCCTCGCTGTCGGAACTCGCGCGGGTGCTCGAGCCCGGCGGACGAGCGCTCGTCAGTGCGTGGAGCACGGCTCACGAACGGTTCGACGCCGACGCGGACGCCGAGACGGGGTTCGACACGGCGGTCGACTGGACGCTCCCCGGCGGGGAGACGGTGCCGCGCTTCTATCACATCTACGCGCCTCGCGAGTTCGACGCGGACCTGGTCGCGAGCGACCTTCGAGTCATCGACTCGGAGGTCTCAAGCGGCAACTGTTACGCGGTCGTCGCGTCGGAGTGA